From a single Paraburkholderia edwinii genomic region:
- the ppk2 gene encoding polyphosphate kinase 2 — translation MNDDRDNDPTTLAARQRRFEEDLIDAYDEELEMEVDDRILDGEGAISDEARALRKTYFRELFRLQGELVKLQDWIVQTGHRVVVIFEGRDAAGKGGAIKRITQRLNPRVCRVAALPAPSNRERTQWYFQRYVSHLPAGGEMVLFDRSWYNRAGVERVMGFCNDAEYEEFFRSVPEFEKMLVRSGIQILKYWFSITDEEQEIRFQARIQDPLKQWKLSPMDLESRRRWEAYTQAKEVMLQRSHIAEAPWWVVQAVDKKRARLNCIHHLLSQVPYKEVEHSSITLPERVHHPDYIRQPVAANMIVPELY, via the coding sequence ATGAACGACGACCGGGACAATGACCCGACGACGCTGGCCGCACGGCAACGGCGTTTCGAAGAAGACCTCATCGATGCGTACGACGAGGAACTGGAGATGGAAGTCGACGACCGCATCCTCGACGGTGAGGGAGCGATATCCGACGAAGCGCGCGCATTGCGCAAGACCTATTTCCGCGAACTGTTCCGGTTGCAGGGTGAACTGGTCAAGCTGCAGGACTGGATCGTGCAGACCGGCCATCGTGTGGTCGTGATTTTCGAAGGACGCGACGCGGCGGGCAAGGGCGGCGCGATCAAGCGCATCACGCAGCGGCTCAACCCGCGTGTGTGCCGCGTCGCCGCGCTGCCGGCGCCGAGCAACCGCGAACGCACGCAGTGGTATTTCCAGCGCTATGTAAGTCACCTGCCGGCGGGCGGCGAAATGGTGCTGTTCGACCGCAGCTGGTACAACCGCGCGGGCGTCGAGCGTGTAATGGGCTTTTGCAACGACGCGGAGTACGAAGAATTTTTCCGTTCGGTGCCCGAGTTCGAAAAAATGCTCGTGCGTAGCGGCATCCAGATCCTCAAGTACTGGTTTTCGATTACCGACGAAGAACAGGAAATCCGCTTTCAGGCGCGCATTCAGGATCCGCTCAAGCAGTGGAAGCTAAGCCCGATGGACCTCGAAAGCCGTCGCCGCTGGGAAGCGTATACGCAGGCGAAAGAGGTGATGCTGCAGCGTTCGCATATTGCCGAGGCGCCGTGGTGGGTCGTGCAGGCCGTCGACAAGAAGCGCGCGCGCCTGAACTGCATTCACCATCTGTTGAGCCAGGTGCCGTATAAGGAAGTCGAGCACTCGAGCATCACGCTGCCCGAGCGCGTGCATCATCCCGACTATATCCGGCAGCCGGTGGCGGCCAATATGATCGTGCCTGAGCTGTATTGA
- the ggt gene encoding gamma-glutamyltransferase — MKANNKAKLSIASLAIAGLVSISAGFLEATPVYAKGPAQQAVFATSAVSVADQYGADAAQQIFKEGGNAVDAAVAIAFTLAVTYPEAGNIGGGGFMTLYVNGKPYFIDYRERAPLAATRTMYLDDKGEVIKGKSLVGYYAVGVPGTVAGMWEAQHRFGRLKWKQVLAPAIKYARDGFVADELLVQRRDSAAKEFEGKTNFDTYFGSMKVGETFKQPDLAAVLTRISNNGAKEFYNGKTADLIAASMRGHGLITKRDLHDYRAVWRQPVEAKWNGYEIITAPPPSSGGVGLVQLLKMKADLKQDFNGVDLNSAQYIHLLAEIEKRVFADRAQYLGDPDFYKVPVAQLTDDAYLAKRAAEVNPNAPSDTKSVVAGLGTSMPEKAETTHFSVVDKWGNAVSNTYTLNGYFGSGVIAQGTGILLNDEMDDFAAKPGVPNMFGVVGSDANSIEPNKRPLSSMTPTILTKDGKVSLVTGTPGGSRIFTTIFQVITNVYDFNMPLKDAVAAMRFHHQLLPPNTIFWEPYAPIDGELAKQVEAKGYVLKAQNFNGDVQAIKINGDTPVPISDPRGRGVARVFQ; from the coding sequence ATGAAGGCCAACAATAAAGCGAAACTCTCCATCGCGAGCCTGGCGATTGCCGGGCTCGTGTCTATTTCGGCGGGTTTTCTCGAAGCGACGCCGGTTTATGCAAAGGGGCCGGCACAGCAGGCCGTATTCGCTACGTCGGCGGTGTCAGTTGCCGATCAATACGGCGCCGACGCCGCGCAACAGATCTTCAAGGAAGGCGGCAATGCGGTCGATGCCGCAGTCGCCATTGCATTCACGCTTGCGGTTACGTATCCCGAAGCCGGCAATATCGGCGGCGGCGGCTTTATGACGCTATATGTGAACGGAAAACCATACTTTATTGACTATCGCGAACGTGCGCCGCTTGCCGCGACACGCACGATGTATCTCGACGACAAGGGCGAGGTGATCAAGGGCAAGAGTCTGGTCGGTTACTACGCGGTCGGTGTGCCGGGCACGGTGGCCGGCATGTGGGAAGCGCAGCACCGCTTCGGCCGTCTGAAATGGAAGCAGGTGCTTGCGCCCGCGATCAAATATGCGCGCGACGGCTTTGTCGCCGACGAGCTGCTGGTGCAGCGACGCGATAGTGCCGCTAAAGAATTCGAAGGCAAGACGAACTTCGATACGTACTTCGGCAGTATGAAAGTGGGCGAGACGTTTAAACAACCCGATCTTGCCGCGGTGCTCACGCGCATCTCGAACAATGGCGCCAAAGAGTTCTACAACGGCAAGACCGCGGATCTGATCGCGGCGTCGATGCGCGGGCATGGGCTCATCACGAAGCGCGACCTGCACGATTACCGGGCCGTGTGGCGCCAACCGGTCGAGGCCAAATGGAACGGCTATGAAATCATCACGGCGCCGCCTCCGAGTTCGGGGGGTGTCGGCCTCGTGCAACTGCTCAAGATGAAGGCGGACCTCAAACAGGATTTCAACGGTGTCGACCTCAATTCGGCGCAATACATCCATTTGCTCGCGGAGATCGAAAAGCGCGTCTTTGCAGACCGCGCGCAATATCTCGGCGATCCGGATTTCTACAAAGTGCCCGTTGCGCAGCTGACCGACGATGCCTATCTCGCGAAGCGCGCGGCCGAAGTGAACCCGAATGCGCCATCCGATACGAAGAGCGTGGTCGCGGGGCTCGGCACGTCGATGCCTGAAAAAGCGGAGACGACGCACTTTTCGGTGGTCGACAAGTGGGGCAACGCGGTATCGAACACGTATACGCTCAATGGCTATTTTGGTTCGGGCGTGATCGCGCAAGGCACGGGCATCCTGCTCAACGACGAAATGGACGACTTCGCAGCGAAGCCGGGCGTGCCGAATATGTTTGGTGTGGTCGGCAGCGACGCGAATTCGATCGAACCGAACAAGCGCCCGCTGTCGTCGATGACGCCGACCATTCTCACGAAGGACGGCAAGGTGTCGCTCGTGACCGGCACGCCGGGAGGCTCACGGATCTTCACAACGATTTTCCAGGTGATCACCAACGTGTACGATTTCAACATGCCGTTGAAGGACGCCGTAGCCGCAATGCGTTTCCATCATCAACTGCTGCCGCCGAATACGATTTTCTGGGAACCGTATGCGCCGATCGACGGCGAGCTTGCGAAGCAGGTCGAAGCAAAGGGCTATGTGCTGAAAGCGCAGAACTTCAACGGCGACGTGCAGGCAATCAAGATCAACGGCGATACGCCGGTACCGATATCGGACCCGCGCGGACGCGGTGTGGCGCGCGTGTTCCAGTAG
- a CDS encoding IMPACT family protein, whose product MPTYTLPNALSAELEIRKSRFIGYAIPVADRDAAMDELRRLRETHPAATHVCWALLAGGQSGMSDDGEPSGTAGRPILEVLRHHDLDGVLAAVVRYYGGVKLGAGGLVRAYTDAIASVLQDAPRVERIALATLTVEIGYPEEARVRRWIEQQTYVLEHSTYGMDVSLVIRMPVTALEDAHDALRDLTQGRAIFPPDSAQGN is encoded by the coding sequence GTGCCAACCTATACCCTGCCCAACGCTTTGAGCGCGGAACTCGAAATCCGCAAAAGCCGCTTTATCGGATACGCGATTCCCGTGGCGGACCGCGACGCCGCCATGGACGAGTTACGCCGCCTGCGCGAAACCCATCCGGCGGCAACGCACGTCTGCTGGGCCTTGCTCGCCGGCGGCCAGTCGGGCATGTCCGACGACGGCGAGCCATCGGGCACCGCCGGCCGGCCGATTCTCGAAGTGCTGCGCCATCACGATCTCGATGGCGTGCTGGCTGCCGTCGTTCGCTATTACGGCGGCGTCAAGCTCGGTGCGGGTGGGCTCGTGCGTGCCTATACGGATGCGATTGCAAGCGTCCTGCAAGACGCACCGCGCGTCGAACGGATTGCGCTTGCAACGCTTACGGTGGAAATAGGCTACCCGGAGGAAGCGCGCGTGCGGCGCTGGATCGAACAGCAGACCTATGTGCTTGAACACAGCACGTATGGAATGGATGTAAGTCTTGTGATTCGCATGCCCGTCACGGCGCTTGAAGACGCACATGACGCCTTGCGTGACCTCACGCAAGGCCGCGCGATCTTTCCTCCGGACTCCGCTCAAGGAAACTAA
- a CDS encoding inorganic phosphate transporter, which yields MPELSFPQAGSAAGKGRSVGLIIFFLVIIAGAIYCATHLIDDLQTVRQSSFLPYLLLGIALLIALGFEFVNGFHDTANAVATVIYTHSLSPNIAVVWSGAWNFLGVLTSTGAVAFGILQLLPVELILQVGSSAGFAMVFALLIAAIIWNLGTWYLGLPSSSSHTLVGSIIGVGLMNQLLHGASGTSGVDWNQALGVGKSLLVSPIVGFLLSGLLLLVLKAVVRVPALYKEPAGNEPPPFWIRSLLILTCTGVSFAHGSNDGQKGMGLIMLILIGTVPTAYALNKAVTPAQTQTFLAVSQQAAAALGNYTNGAPPSVAPRGDVERYVQTHQLQATTLPALQQLAERIGQQVGSSGSLADVPQDNVNNVRNDMYIASEAIRLMEKAKTPAFSANDAKAIDNFKKQIDSATKFIPTWVKVAVAIALGLGTMVGWKRIVVTVGEKIGKQHLTYGQGASAELVAMLTIGAADAYGLPVSTTHVLSSGVAGTMAANGSGLQWGTVRSLILAWVLTLPASIALSAGLYWLFRNIF from the coding sequence ATGCCGGAACTTTCCTTCCCGCAAGCGGGTTCAGCAGCCGGAAAAGGCCGCAGTGTCGGCCTCATCATCTTTTTTCTTGTCATCATCGCGGGCGCGATTTATTGCGCAACGCATCTGATCGACGATTTGCAGACCGTCCGGCAATCGTCGTTCCTGCCATACCTGCTGCTTGGCATCGCGCTTCTGATCGCCCTTGGCTTCGAGTTCGTCAACGGCTTTCACGACACCGCGAACGCAGTGGCAACCGTCATCTATACGCATTCGCTGTCGCCCAATATCGCAGTGGTCTGGTCCGGCGCATGGAACTTCCTCGGTGTCCTGACTTCCACCGGCGCGGTCGCGTTCGGCATCCTACAGTTGCTGCCCGTCGAGCTGATTCTGCAGGTCGGCAGCAGCGCCGGCTTCGCGATGGTGTTCGCGCTGCTGATCGCCGCGATCATCTGGAACCTCGGCACGTGGTACCTCGGCTTGCCGTCGTCGAGCTCGCACACGCTGGTGGGTTCGATCATCGGCGTGGGCCTGATGAACCAGCTTCTGCACGGCGCATCGGGCACAAGCGGTGTCGACTGGAACCAGGCGCTCGGCGTCGGCAAGTCGCTGCTGGTTTCGCCGATCGTCGGCTTCCTGCTGTCGGGCTTGCTGCTGCTCGTGCTCAAAGCAGTGGTTCGCGTGCCGGCGCTCTATAAGGAGCCGGCCGGCAACGAACCGCCGCCATTCTGGATTCGCTCCCTGCTGATCCTCACCTGTACCGGCGTGTCGTTCGCGCACGGCTCGAACGACGGTCAGAAAGGCATGGGCCTCATCATGCTGATCCTGATCGGCACCGTGCCGACCGCCTATGCGCTGAACAAGGCCGTCACGCCCGCGCAGACGCAGACCTTCCTCGCGGTCTCGCAGCAGGCCGCCGCCGCGCTCGGCAACTACACGAACGGTGCGCCGCCTTCGGTTGCGCCGCGCGGCGACGTCGAGCGCTATGTGCAGACGCACCAGCTGCAAGCGACCACGTTGCCCGCGCTGCAGCAGCTGGCTGAACGCATCGGCCAGCAGGTCGGCTCGTCCGGCTCGCTGGCCGATGTGCCGCAGGACAACGTCAACAACGTGCGTAACGACATGTATATCGCGTCCGAAGCGATCCGTCTGATGGAAAAGGCGAAGACGCCCGCGTTTTCCGCGAACGACGCCAAGGCAATCGATAACTTCAAGAAGCAGATCGACAGCGCGACGAAGTTCATTCCGACGTGGGTGAAAGTGGCGGTCGCGATCGCACTCGGGCTGGGCACGATGGTCGGCTGGAAGCGCATTGTCGTGACGGTCGGCGAAAAGATCGGCAAGCAGCATCTGACCTACGGCCAGGGCGCATCGGCCGAACTGGTCGCGATGCTGACGATCGGCGCCGCGGACGCCTACGGCCTGCCGGTATCGACGACGCACGTGCTGTCGTCTGGCGTGGCCGGCACGATGGCGGCGAACGGCTCGGGCCTGCAATGGGGCACGGTGCGCAGCCTGATCCTCGCATGGGTGCTGACGCTGCCTGCCTCGATCGCCCTGTCGGCTGGCCTCTACTGGCTGTTCCGCAATATTTTCTGA
- a CDS encoding VTT domain-containing protein — translation MEHAYVQLLHLLAGHSGWTLAVVFLAAFLEAVAFIGTFVPGSTALFMAGALVGTGTLNLGWLLAIAVVGAIAGDGISYWFGHRYRNEIAGAWPFRTHPKLLERGHQYFEKHGAKSVLFARFVGPLRAVVPVVAGMLQMPPGRFYAMNVLSAALWAPAHILPGVVFGASIQLAGDVSFRLVAALAIVVGAVWLIYVAARFTLSHARAWSVTSQRSVVLWARLHRRRAAGRFVLRIVDPSQQHSVVLVVAISIIVLLGAGIFFGVLQDVVHGNPLVQTDASVYRFMRAIHSPWFADVLTRFTALGTVPTLTALIATGVLWMVAERRWRTVVYWVIAVAFSQILIICIQLIVHRAPPWSGSDYAYAFPSNHVAASVIVYGFLGFILTRRVGIFSAIVVTTVGTVILVAIAFAGLYSGRYAFSDAVGGAAFAAVWVAIIAFTAVWRNPHAAPKRPWMPLVVLAVICGSVVLQYRFRPDSLAIPPMTPRPPIVVSEAQWTDSLWKTFPCYRSDLKGDHREPITVQWTADAGQIEAQLGSRGWVPGTRVSAHSLFSLISPNVPAMDLPVLPKLNDGEPSTLIFARQRERRDERDVLRFWPTGYAVQRKAGAAATPIWLGSLVHERLARPSWPFNVLRTDRQVDPMISEQGRSEWQAFEMSHGVGCKGVPVTLIAH, via the coding sequence ATGGAGCATGCGTACGTCCAGTTACTGCACCTGCTAGCGGGGCACTCTGGATGGACGTTGGCCGTCGTCTTCCTTGCCGCCTTTCTCGAAGCGGTTGCCTTTATCGGCACGTTCGTGCCCGGCAGCACGGCGCTGTTCATGGCGGGCGCGCTGGTCGGCACCGGCACGCTCAATCTTGGCTGGCTGCTCGCCATCGCGGTGGTCGGCGCCATCGCGGGCGACGGCATCAGCTACTGGTTCGGCCATCGCTACCGGAACGAAATCGCCGGCGCATGGCCGTTTCGCACCCATCCGAAACTGCTTGAACGCGGCCATCAGTACTTCGAAAAGCACGGCGCAAAGTCGGTTCTGTTCGCCCGCTTCGTCGGGCCGTTGCGCGCGGTCGTGCCGGTCGTCGCCGGCATGCTGCAAATGCCGCCCGGCCGCTTCTATGCGATGAACGTGCTGTCCGCAGCGCTGTGGGCGCCCGCGCATATCTTGCCCGGCGTCGTATTCGGCGCGTCGATCCAGCTGGCCGGCGACGTGTCGTTCCGGCTCGTGGCCGCACTTGCCATCGTCGTCGGCGCCGTGTGGCTCATCTACGTCGCCGCACGCTTCACGCTTTCGCATGCACGCGCCTGGTCGGTCACCTCACAGCGCAGCGTCGTGCTATGGGCGCGCTTGCATCGCCGGCGCGCCGCCGGCCGCTTCGTGCTTCGCATCGTCGATCCGTCGCAGCAGCACAGCGTCGTGCTCGTCGTTGCGATCTCGATCATCGTGCTGCTCGGCGCGGGCATTTTCTTCGGCGTGCTGCAGGATGTCGTGCACGGCAATCCGCTTGTACAAACAGATGCGTCGGTCTATCGCTTCATGCGCGCGATCCACTCGCCGTGGTTCGCCGATGTGCTGACACGTTTCACCGCGCTCGGCACAGTGCCCACCTTAACCGCGCTGATCGCAACCGGCGTGCTGTGGATGGTCGCCGAGCGCCGCTGGCGCACCGTCGTCTACTGGGTTATCGCGGTCGCGTTTTCGCAGATTCTCATTATCTGCATCCAGTTGATCGTGCATCGCGCGCCACCGTGGAGCGGCAGCGATTACGCCTACGCATTCCCAAGCAATCACGTCGCGGCGAGCGTGATCGTCTATGGTTTTCTTGGCTTTATCCTCACGCGCCGGGTCGGCATATTCAGCGCGATCGTCGTAACGACAGTCGGCACCGTCATCCTCGTCGCGATTGCATTTGCAGGTCTGTACTCGGGACGCTATGCATTCTCGGACGCGGTCGGCGGCGCCGCGTTCGCCGCCGTCTGGGTGGCGATCATCGCTTTCACCGCGGTCTGGCGCAATCCTCACGCTGCGCCGAAGCGCCCCTGGATGCCTCTTGTCGTGCTCGCCGTCATTTGCGGAAGCGTCGTGCTGCAATACCGGTTCCGCCCCGACTCGCTCGCGATCCCACCGATGACGCCGCGCCCGCCGATCGTCGTCAGCGAGGCGCAATGGACCGATTCGCTATGGAAGACTTTCCCGTGCTATCGGTCTGACCTGAAGGGCGATCACCGCGAGCCGATCACGGTGCAATGGACCGCCGATGCCGGCCAGATCGAAGCGCAACTCGGTAGCCGCGGCTGGGTGCCCGGCACGCGCGTCTCCGCGCACAGCCTCTTTTCGCTGATCTCGCCGAATGTGCCCGCGATGGACCTGCCCGTACTGCCGAAGCTCAACGACGGCGAACCGTCCACGCTGATTTTCGCGCGCCAGCGCGAGCGCCGCGACGAGCGCGACGTGCTGCGCTTCTGGCCAACCGGTTACGCGGTGCAGCGCAAGGCAGGCGCCGCCGCGACACCGATCTGGCTCGGCTCGCTGGTCCATGAGCGGCTGGCGCGCCCGTCCTGGCCGTTCAATGTATTGCGCACCGACCGGCAAGTCGATCCGATGATTTCCGAACAGGGCCGATCGGAATGGCAGGCATTCGAAATGTCGCATGGCGTCGGTTGTAAAGGCGTGCCGGTCACGCTGATTGCACATTGA
- a CDS encoding VOC family protein — translation MSGSPKKRTPAAEQQAPRIESINAVTLGTRDMARAVQFYAALGFPFAYGGPDADFTSYGFGGSHLNLIAETHGPINWWGRVVIHVSDVDALYQRALEAGLSPESAPADATWGERYFHIRDPDGHQLSFAKRLR, via the coding sequence ATGTCCGGGAGCCCGAAAAAACGCACGCCGGCCGCTGAGCAGCAGGCGCCGCGCATCGAATCGATCAATGCCGTCACGCTCGGCACGCGCGATATGGCGCGCGCCGTGCAGTTCTACGCCGCGCTCGGCTTTCCATTCGCCTATGGCGGTCCCGATGCGGACTTTACGTCATACGGGTTCGGCGGCTCGCATCTGAACCTCATTGCGGAAACGCATGGGCCGATCAACTGGTGGGGGCGCGTAGTGATCCACGTATCGGATGTCGACGCGCTCTATCAGCGCGCGCTCGAGGCGGGTCTTTCGCCTGAAAGTGCGCCCGCCGACGCGACCTGGGGCGAGCGCTATTTTCATATTCGCGACCCGGATGGCCACCAGCTGAGCTTCGCAAAGAGGCTGCGCTAA
- a CDS encoding VTT domain-containing protein codes for MIEFPAAAVATWGSALVFINVLIARLGVPIPAVPLLLFAGVAIVDHRLSFWHVLGAAVLGAMIGDSVWFTAGRILGRRLIHGLARLSVTVEKRVRKARALFVRFGPGIVAVSKFIPGLAIITPPLMGTTRVRPLIFFAWDAIGVTAWATFWLLGGALFERYLRIFIVEVRRHGWTALDVLAALALLYLLYRLIQRWRLQPPLALAPVSPERVEAMLRPSMPPVILDARPEPVRQQEPYRLPRVMTVEANSLEEVDEVERNTVVYCVCPDHETARALSQQMRDKGFKRVRAVKGGLDAWERRGYAVEPVPPNRGRYREEPDDVSFEEDSTCQVTLRGIA; via the coding sequence GTGATCGAGTTTCCGGCTGCGGCAGTCGCGACATGGGGCAGCGCGCTGGTATTCATCAATGTGCTGATCGCGCGGCTCGGCGTACCGATTCCCGCTGTGCCGCTGCTATTGTTCGCCGGCGTCGCGATCGTCGACCATCGGCTGTCGTTCTGGCACGTGCTCGGGGCCGCAGTGCTCGGCGCGATGATCGGCGATAGCGTCTGGTTCACGGCCGGCCGCATACTCGGCCGCCGGCTTATCCACGGTCTTGCACGTTTATCGGTTACAGTCGAAAAGCGTGTCAGAAAAGCACGCGCCCTCTTCGTTCGCTTCGGGCCCGGTATCGTCGCGGTATCGAAGTTCATTCCAGGGCTCGCCATCATCACGCCGCCGTTAATGGGCACCACACGCGTGCGTCCCCTTATCTTCTTCGCATGGGACGCGATCGGCGTCACCGCATGGGCCACATTCTGGCTGTTGGGCGGCGCGCTATTCGAACGGTATCTGAGGATCTTCATCGTCGAAGTGCGCAGGCACGGCTGGACCGCGCTCGATGTGCTTGCCGCGCTTGCGCTGCTCTATCTGCTTTATCGCCTCATTCAGCGCTGGCGCCTTCAGCCGCCGCTTGCGCTGGCGCCTGTCTCGCCCGAGCGCGTCGAGGCGATGCTGCGTCCGTCCATGCCGCCCGTCATTCTCGATGCGCGCCCCGAACCGGTGCGGCAGCAGGAACCGTATCGGTTGCCGCGCGTGATGACGGTCGAAGCCAATTCGCTCGAAGAAGTCGACGAGGTGGAACGCAATACGGTCGTGTACTGCGTGTGCCCCGATCACGAAACCGCGCGTGCGTTATCGCAGCAGATGCGCGACAAGGGTTTCAAGCGCGTGCGTGCGGTAAAGGGCGGACTCGATGCGTGGGAGCGGCGCGGCTATGCGGTCGAACCGGTGCCGCCCAATCGCGGGCGGTATCGTGAAGAACCGGACGACGTATCGTTTGAAGAGGACTCGACGTGTCAGGTCACGCTGCGCGGCATTGCCTAG
- a CDS encoding H-NS histone family protein, whose amino-acid sequence MATLEQIQTRLKKLQAQADAIIAKRAQGALDQIRELMIKHGLTTRDIEARAKARRERARLGLANGTSGKMKSVGATKGKLPPKYRDPKTGATWSGHARPPAWIKNVKDRSKFLIDGGSAAASVSVTLSAKPAAKKAAAKKAATKKTAAKKSMGRKSAAAKNTAVKKAAVKKVAAKKTAGRKAAAKKVASGRAAAGKTAARKVTAGKVGRKAAMHKTGRGIARKVTAHTAPVAAPAAANGAIALS is encoded by the coding sequence ATGGCCACATTGGAGCAGATTCAGACGCGCTTGAAGAAACTGCAAGCGCAGGCCGATGCGATCATCGCAAAGCGGGCGCAAGGCGCGCTTGACCAGATCCGCGAGCTGATGATCAAGCATGGGCTTACCACGCGCGATATCGAAGCGCGTGCGAAGGCAAGACGCGAGCGCGCGCGTCTCGGTCTTGCAAATGGCACAAGCGGCAAGATGAAGAGCGTGGGTGCAACGAAAGGCAAGCTGCCGCCGAAGTACCGTGACCCGAAAACGGGCGCGACGTGGAGCGGGCATGCCCGGCCGCCGGCATGGATCAAGAACGTGAAAGACAGGAGCAAGTTCTTGATCGATGGTGGCAGCGCGGCAGCCAGCGTGAGCGTGACGCTCAGCGCCAAGCCGGCGGCAAAGAAGGCTGCGGCTAAAAAGGCGGCAACGAAAAAGACGGCCGCTAAGAAGAGCATGGGCAGAAAGTCGGCTGCCGCTAAGAACACCGCGGTGAAGAAAGCCGCTGTCAAGAAAGTTGCGGCAAAGAAAACCGCCGGTCGCAAGGCGGCTGCTAAAAAGGTCGCATCGGGCCGGGCGGCCGCCGGAAAAACGGCGGCGCGAAAGGTCACGGCGGGCAAGGTTGGGAGAAAAGCGGCCATGCACAAAACCGGGCGCGGCATTGCACGGAAGGTCACGGCGCATACCGCACCGGTTGCGGCGCCCGCAGCGGCGAATGGCGCCATCGCGCTAAGCTAG
- a CDS encoding diguanylate cyclase yields the protein MASETDRTTDRTTDKAAADQAADSMAGKGARFVERNYRLRIVGLGLGFLCVGSVLLGQQRGIAMWSLAVFHGIVWPHVARRAALACVVPYRGERLNLMIDSVFGGFWIVAMQFNVLPSVVILVMLSMDNIAADGVRFFARGIAAHLAGVAIGAAVLGLTFTPMSTMATIVASLPLLIVYPISLGWAMYRMSQKLAARTREFEHLSRTDGLTRLWNRRHWEGQLALEFERCRANGYASCLLLIDLDHFKKINDTLGHPAGDAVLVAFAGMLRSHFRAGDSIGRYGGEEFGVVLPGATLRETQAIAKELLLRVREQAREPDALCPCTISAGIAQLTVDMPDYHTWLLEADRSLYQAKAQGRDRIVVAGGAGAAGAAVAASAAGFVNVKAGVRP from the coding sequence ATGGCGTCAGAAACGGATCGAACCACGGACCGAACGACGGACAAAGCAGCGGCGGATCAGGCGGCGGACAGTATGGCCGGCAAGGGCGCGCGCTTTGTCGAGCGCAACTATCGGTTACGCATTGTCGGGCTCGGCCTCGGTTTTCTGTGCGTCGGTTCGGTTCTTCTCGGCCAGCAGCGCGGCATCGCAATGTGGAGCCTCGCGGTATTTCACGGCATTGTCTGGCCGCATGTCGCGCGTCGGGCGGCGCTTGCATGCGTCGTTCCGTATCGCGGCGAGCGCCTTAACCTGATGATCGATTCGGTTTTCGGCGGTTTCTGGATTGTTGCAATGCAATTCAATGTGCTGCCGAGCGTCGTGATTCTCGTCATGCTTAGCATGGACAATATCGCTGCGGACGGCGTGCGCTTCTTTGCGCGCGGCATTGCCGCGCATCTGGCCGGCGTCGCGATCGGCGCGGCCGTGCTGGGCCTCACGTTTACCCCGATGTCGACCATGGCGACCATCGTCGCAAGTCTGCCATTGCTGATCGTTTATCCGATCTCGCTTGGCTGGGCGATGTACCGGATGTCGCAAAAGCTTGCCGCGCGCACGCGCGAATTCGAGCATCTGAGTCGCACCGACGGGCTTACCCGGCTGTGGAACCGACGCCATTGGGAAGGCCAGCTCGCGCTCGAGTTCGAGCGCTGCCGTGCCAATGGCTATGCATCGTGCCTGTTGCTGATCGACCTCGATCACTTCAAGAAGATCAACGACACGCTCGGCCACCCGGCCGGCGATGCGGTGCTCGTCGCATTCGCCGGCATGCTGCGCAGCCATTTCCGCGCGGGCGACAGCATCGGCCGCTACGGCGGCGAGGAATTCGGCGTGGTGTTGCCGGGCGCGACCTTGCGTGAGACACAGGCGATCGCAAAGGAATTGCTGCTGCGTGTGCGCGAGCAGGCGCGCGAGCCTGACGCATTGTGTCCGTGCACGATCAGCGCGGGCATCGCGCAACTGACGGTCGATATGCCCGACTATCACACGTGGCTGCTTGAAGCGGACCGCAGCCTTTATCAGGCGAAGGCGCAAGGGCGCGACCGTATCGTTGTTGCCGGGGGCGCTGGTGCGGCCGGTGCCGCCGTGGCGGCTTCGGCGGCGGGTTTCGTCAACGTAAAGGCTGGCGTCAGGCCTTGA